GTTCGGTCATCGACGCGCTGGGAATGAGCGTAGGGTTCGGGATTGTCCTTCTGATCATGGGGGCCGTGCGGGAACTGCTCGGGAACGGGACCATTCTCGGTGCCCAGATCCTGAGCCCCAACTGGTACGATCCCATGATGGTCTTTATCCTTCCCGCCGGGGCCTTCCTGACACTGGGCCTCCTGATCGGCGTATCGAACCTCGTCCAGAAAAAGCTGGCGGGCCGCTGAGGAGGGGACATGGAATACATCATTATTCTCGTATCGGCAATCCTGATCAACAACTTCGTTCTGGCCCAGTTCCTGGGAATCTGTCCCTTCCTGGGCGTTTCCAACCGCCTCTCCAGCGCCATCTCGATGGGCGCCGCAGTCACCTTTGTCATGACACTGACCGCCATCGTCACCTGGCCCCTCTTTTACCTCGTCCTTGCTCCGTACAAGCTCGACTTCCTCCAGATCATCACCTTCATCCTCGTCATTGCGAGCCTGGTCCAGTTCGTGGAGATGTTTATCAAGAAATCCTCCCCTCCCCTCTACGACGCGCTGGGTATCTTCCTTCCCCTGATCACAACAAACTGCGCCATCCTGGGGTTTGCTCTTTTTGCGGTGTTAAAAAATTACTCCTACCTGGAGACGATCGTCTTCGGCGTGGGAGCCGGTCTTGGATTCACGCTGGCTCTCGTCATCATGGCCGGAATCCGGGAAGAACTTCAATTTGCTGATGTTCCACAGTCGCTTCGCGGCGCGGGCATCACCCTTCTTGTTGCCGGCATTCTGGCCCTGGCCTTCATGGGCTTTGCCGGTCTCATTCGCTGAGGTGCCGTCATGATCCTGATTGCCATCCTCACACTGGGTTCGGTTGCCCTGGTATTCGGAACCATTCTGGCCATCGCCGACGTCAAGCTTCAGGTCATCGAAAATCCGAAGATTTCCGAAATCAATGAAATCCTGCCCCAGGCCAACTGTGGAGCCTGCGGACTTCCTGGCTGCAAGGGATACGCGGCGGCCATCGTCCATGACGATGTCCCCATTAACAAGTGCGCTCCTGGCGGACAGGACGTGATTGACGCGATCGCCTCGATCATGGGGCTTGAAGCCGTAGAGGCCGTTCGAAACGTGGCCCGGGTCCACTGCCGTGGTGATGAAGAAGCCTCCAGGCGCCGGGCTCAATACACCGGCATTGAAACATGCAAGGCAGCCGCCCTGGTTGGAGGCGGAGACAAGCACTGTGAATGGGGCTGTCTCGGGTATGGAGACTGCGTCACCGTCTGTACTTTCGACGCCATAGCCATGGGGCCCAACGGTCTTCCCACCGTGGATGAAGATGCATGCACAGGCTGTAAGGCCTGTGTCGACGCCTGCCCGAGGGGAATCCTGGAGCTTCATCCCATCACAGAGGATATTCTCGTATTCTGTCGGTCCCACGACGGGCCCAAACAGTCACGATCGGTCTGCTCCAACGCCTGTATCGCCTGCTGGCAGTGTGTGAGAAAATCGCCCCAGGGAGCCGTGGACATGGATGACAACCTGGCCCGCGTTCTCCATGCGGAAGCCGCGGCTGAAGCCTGTGCCCGCGGGGATTTCAAATGTCCAACGAAGGCGATCGGCCTGATGCGGGCCGTGGATGTTCCGCCTCCTCCGCCCCAGCCTCCCGTACAGGAAGCCGTTCAGCCGTGATCGAGCGCGAGGAAGGAACCGTGATGCGGATTGACGGCCCCCATGCATGGGTGGTCCCGGATACGGTATCAGCCTGTGATGAATGCTCCCTCTGCGCGAGGACTTCTACCAACGAAATCCGAATGGCCAATCCTGTCCGTGCCGCGGCAGGAGACCGAGTACGTTTTGCCCTCGATATCGACGCACTGAACCGGCGTTTTATCTTTATTCTTCTTTTTGCCCTCTGCCTGGTAATCGCGGGAGCCTTTGGCGGCCATGCAGCCGCTCCTTCCCTTGGACTCACCCCCGAGATTGCTACGCTGGCGGGTGCAGCATTTGCAGTGATTGCCGCGGTGTTCCTTACCCGTATGTTTCAGCCCGGACCATCCAAAGCTCTTGAGCCCACGATTGTAGAGATCGTGAAGGAGGAACCATGAAACCGACTCGACGTGATCTGTTCACCTTCCTGGGATTAACCGCCCTGGGCGCCGCCCTCCCCCTGAAGGCCGCAGGACGGGGCACATCGGAAGAATTCCTGATCCATACCGGGCAGCCCCTGGATACGGTGCGGACGATCCTGAAACATCTGAATCGGACCCTTTCCACCACTCCGGTTCTGGTGGGTCTTACCCCCAGGGCGGAGCCGATCTCCCGGGCGCTGATCCGGGAAGGGGTGGCCATGGCTCCCGGAACCGATCCGATCTGGCAACGCTGGGGGCTCAGCATCCTGGTTCAGCTCCAGGTCCGTGAAGTAACTCCTGTGAAACCCGGTTTCACACTACTGCGCAAGGGGACAATCGTTGATCCGAGATCCGGAAGCTTCGCCTCTCTGGCCTCGCAGATTTACCGTGAGGAAAGCGCGGGATATGAGGTCATCGTCTCCCTTGACCCTTCTTACATGCCTTCGGGTACGGGAAAAGAACACGAAGCAAAAATTACCGTCGACGGAGCCACCCGGGCCACCCTGGATCTTCGTAAATCCAGTGAAATCCGGGTAGCCGGTCTCATCGGAACAACCCATCTTCGAGCAGAAGGTGGACAGATCTTCGTGGAGAACGCCCCCTGCCGGCACCATATATGCCGCCATCGAGGCCCCATCGCGATGCCGGGACAGAGAATCATCTGCGCTCCTCAGAGAATGGTGATAGAATTGACCGGATTTTCCGGTATCGATGCGATCGCCGGGTAAGGAGAACGACATGGCACCCAATCTGTCCACGACCTACCTCGGTCTTCCCCTCGCCAACCCCCTAATCGTCGGATCCTGCAGCCTGACCGGAAACCTTGACTGGATCCGGAGATTTTCTGATGGCGGAGCGGGTGCCATCGTCCTGAAATCCCTCTTTGAAGAGCAAATCGACACCGACGTCCAGGTTATCGAGAACCATCTCTGGATGCAGGGCCACGCGGAGTCCCACCAGTACGTCCGGAGTATGGGAATGGAACTGGGGGCCAATAGCTACATTCATCTTCTGGAAGAGGCAAAAAAAATAGCCTCCTGTCCGATTATCGCTTCGATCAACTGCGTTACACCAAAATGGTGGTCGGCTTATGCCCGGAAGCTGGCTGATGCCGGAGCCGACGCACTCGAGCTGAACATCTCCATGCTTCCCACCGACCCCGACCGCACCTCTCAGGATGTGGAAGAACGGATCATGGACATCGTCGAATCGGTTAACAGGGATGTATCGATCCCCCTTGCCGTAAAGGTTGGGCCCTTCTTTACGGCTTTCTCACGGATAGCAAATGAACTCGTTCTGAGGGGAGCCTCCGGACTGGTTCTCTTTAACCGCTTTTACCACATGGATCTCGATCCCGATTCCCTTAAGATCCGGGCCCGTAATCCCTTGAGCTCTCCAGAGGAAAGCCATCTTCCTCTCCGCTGGATCGCTCTGCTCTATGATCATATCGAGGCCGATCTCTGCGCGTCGACAGGGATTCATGACGCCATGGCCGCGATCAAGATGATACTGGCCGGTGCCAGCGCGGTCCAGATGTGCTCCGTTCTCTACCATCGCGAGGAGGGGGTACTGCGAGAAATTCAGGAAGGGATGGAAACCTGGATGAAGGAAAAGGGGTATTCTTCTCTTGAAGATTTTCAGGGTCTGGCCTGTCAGTCCCGAAGCCGTCACCCGGAAGCCTATGAACGGCTGCAGTACATCCGGGCCCTCACGGGGATCGAATAATCAGCCTGCGGATTCGTAGTATTCTTGTCCATCAAATTTTGAAAGGAGGCATATCCCATGGGTGAACGGAACAAGAAAGGATGCGGCTGCTGCGGAGGCGGGATTTTTGGAAGTATTGGGTCTGTCCTGGCCGCCCTGCTGAGCTGGAAGGTAAACCACTCGATCCTCTGGGCCCTGCTCCATGCCTTCTTCAGCTGGTTTTACGTGATCTATCACTTCCTGAAGTACGGCGAAATTCTCCCCTGATCACGTCTTCCTTTCATTCACGGCTTCCGAGGCAGGTCTGCGGCCAAACTGCAGATCGTGGTGCAGGTCGGCCCAATGGCGAAGAACCACAAGGGGGGCCAGAAGAACCCAGCCTGAGGGAGAGAGCCCTGCAGCCTGCCGGATGATAACCACCACACCGGCCATGAGGCTGGCACATCCCAGGATCCAGGTTTCCTGGTTGTTGTAGCCCATGTTGACTTCAATAGAAGCTTTAAAATCGATGACGATGGAGCGGGAGAAGAGATCCTGGATGAGGTAGACGACGGCCAGGATCATCGCCCAGGCTATTTCGTCTCCGAAGACTTTCCATGAAAAATCCAGCTCACGCTGCGGGTTGACGTGTGTGAAAACCAGGGCCAGGAAAGAAATCCCTGCGATGAGCACGAGATAGCCTCCAAGGCCCAGGGGAGTCGTAGATCCCTCCGCCTTTAAGACATTGGACTTCTCCCCATGCCAGGGACGGCGGGAGAGGCGCTCCATCAAAAGAGCCATGGGGCCTCCACGGGATACGACATGGACAGCCATCATCAGGTGAACGAGAATCAACTGGCCGAGAAAAGCCAGGATAAAGGCGTAAATCAGGGTCCGGGGATGGACATCGGAAAGGAGAATCGCGCCGACGGTCAGGACCAGCGTGATCAGATTAACTGTGATCACGAAAAGTCTGGAAGGTTTTTTCTGAGGAGCCACGGTCACCGATCGATCATAGCACGACTGAAAATGGGGTACACTACCTGTAGAAGGGTTATGACTATGGAGAGATATCTCAGGTGAACCTGATTCCGACCATTGTCCTCATTGTTGTCATCGGCCTGATCTGGCTGATTACCGGGAGCGTGCGCCGCGCAAAGCAGCAAAAGAAGCGCCGTATCGAGTTCCTTCGAAATCTGGGATTTTATTCGGTCCCGGAGGACGAACCGATGCTGGTCCAGAAAATTGCGAGTCTGAATCCGAAAAAAACCGGTCCCTTTTCCACAAAAAACCTCCAGGTTCGGAAAGAGTATTCATATTCCCTCTACCTCTATGACCTTCATGACAGCTCGGGCGACGGAACGACCATCAATCATGATCAAGTCTCCCTTGTTGCGGGCGAATGGAGTCTTCCCAGGTTTTCGATCCTTCCAAAGATCGAATCGAAGGGTTTTCTGGCTCAAATGGCGAACCAGGCCATGACCTGGGCCGCGGGTCTTGCTTTCGTCCGTGTCGATTTCCCTGAAGATCCGCCGTTCCAGGACCATTTCATCCTTGCGGGAGACGACGAATCGGCGTTGCGTGCTTTCTTTACCCCTGCACGCCGTCAACAGCTTCTGGAACACCATTCCTGGTGCCTGGAAGGGTATCACGACATTCTGAACCTCTCGAAAATGGATTTTTCCAGAAAAAACAAAGAAGAATGGGAGCAACAAATCCTGTCCACCCTCGACACCGCATCCGCCCTCGCCCGAATCTTTACTGAGTCTGAATAAAAAAGGTACCCGGCACAAATTGTCACCAAACCATTGCTTTCTTCAATAATCTTCTTTTACGATTATTTTCCTGTCATCATCAGCCAGAGGAGAAATCCAAGGCAATAGAGGCATGGCGAAAAGGCCAGGATCGTGGCCAGCAGAGGGCCGGTCACCTTCTCCCCTCTATTTCTGGCCATGGCTGTCACGCCAATGGCTGAGAATCCTACAAACAGACTCAAGGGAACAAGAAAGAGGATCGTTGCGGCTAGTCCCAGAACAACTCCCAGTCCTTTCATATCCGACGACCGTCTGTCCGCATCGATGAGGATGAACCAGACAAAGGCAAACGCTGCCGGAGGTAGAATTGAGAATGAGTAGAAGAGCCATCGGGGAAATTTCCTGACAGGAATCACGATAACCTTACCTTACGAAATTCAAAATTTGATATCCGACCTGCTCCCATTATTTCAGATTATACCTGCCCGGATAAAAACATGTCCATTGAGAGTTGACCAGCCGATTCGCAATCCTGGCTGTGGAACCTAAGATTGGGTTTGTGCGTACTGTTCTTTGATGACATTTTTAAGAGCACGCATTTACCCCATTCGGAGGA
This sequence is a window from Thermoanaerobaculia bacterium. Protein-coding genes within it:
- the rsxA gene encoding electron transport complex subunit RsxA, translating into MEYIIILVSAILINNFVLAQFLGICPFLGVSNRLSSAISMGAAVTFVMTLTAIVTWPLFYLVLAPYKLDFLQIITFILVIASLVQFVEMFIKKSSPPLYDALGIFLPLITTNCAILGFALFAVLKNYSYLETIVFGVGAGLGFTLALVIMAGIREELQFADVPQSLRGAGITLLVAGILALAFMGFAGLIR
- a CDS encoding RnfABCDGE type electron transport complex subunit B; translation: MILIAILTLGSVALVFGTILAIADVKLQVIENPKISEINEILPQANCGACGLPGCKGYAAAIVHDDVPINKCAPGGQDVIDAIASIMGLEAVEAVRNVARVHCRGDEEASRRRAQYTGIETCKAAALVGGGDKHCEWGCLGYGDCVTVCTFDAIAMGPNGLPTVDEDACTGCKACVDACPRGILELHPITEDILVFCRSHDGPKQSRSVCSNACIACWQCVRKSPQGAVDMDDNLARVLHAEAAAEACARGDFKCPTKAIGLMRAVDVPPPPPQPPVQEAVQP
- a CDS encoding SoxR reducing system RseC family protein, with translation MIEREEGTVMRIDGPHAWVVPDTVSACDECSLCARTSTNEIRMANPVRAAAGDRVRFALDIDALNRRFIFILLFALCLVIAGAFGGHAAAPSLGLTPEIATLAGAAFAVIAAVFLTRMFQPGPSKALEPTIVEIVKEEP
- a CDS encoding NusG domain II-containing protein, coding for MKPTRRDLFTFLGLTALGAALPLKAAGRGTSEEFLIHTGQPLDTVRTILKHLNRTLSTTPVLVGLTPRAEPISRALIREGVAMAPGTDPIWQRWGLSILVQLQVREVTPVKPGFTLLRKGTIVDPRSGSFASLASQIYREESAGYEVIVSLDPSYMPSGTGKEHEAKITVDGATRATLDLRKSSEIRVAGLIGTTHLRAEGGQIFVENAPCRHHICRHRGPIAMPGQRIICAPQRMVIELTGFSGIDAIAG
- a CDS encoding dihydroorotate dehydrogenase-like protein, translated to MAPNLSTTYLGLPLANPLIVGSCSLTGNLDWIRRFSDGGAGAIVLKSLFEEQIDTDVQVIENHLWMQGHAESHQYVRSMGMELGANSYIHLLEEAKKIASCPIIASINCVTPKWWSAYARKLADAGADALELNISMLPTDPDRTSQDVEERIMDIVESVNRDVSIPLAVKVGPFFTAFSRIANELVLRGASGLVLFNRFYHMDLDPDSLKIRARNPLSSPEESHLPLRWIALLYDHIEADLCASTGIHDAMAAIKMILAGASAVQMCSVLYHREEGVLREIQEGMETWMKEKGYSSLEDFQGLACQSRSRHPEAYERLQYIRALTGIE